The following nucleotide sequence is from Roseivirga sp. BDSF3-8.
AATCTTCGTTAGTCATCGGCGAAAAAATATTAAAGTATGAATGTAAATATTTCCAAAATAAAATTACTTAACACTATCAGGCCGTTAATATAATATATATTTTCTACGAACTCATAATAATTCTCGACAAGAATAGCTCTTAAGCATATATTTCTTGAAATAATATTCATATGAAAAAGCTAACACGGATAGGAATTGTTATTATTTCAGCCCTTATTTTTTTAAAAGGTTATGTTTTTTGGGGTACTAAGATTAATACTTATCCCTCTTTTACTACTTCTGCACTCTCTCATTCCAAAATAAAACGTATACACTACAACTCATAGCGATAGGACTACCGTTCATGCCGTTGGGCCTGGTGTTTTTTAAGTTACTGACATACAAATGGGTACACGTAAGGTTGATGCAGTATCTAATGTCAACCTTAAAATTAAACTAATGCAATGAACAAAGTCATCGACTCTTTAACACATGTCTGCACCCGGGGCTACGGGCTGGCCCTCCTGGCAGGACTATTTTTTTTGGCTTCTTGTAATGATGATAATGACTCACCATTAACTCAGGATAATGACCTGTCGGAAGTTATTGCTGAGAACCCGGAGCTATCTTCATTTGAGGCTGCTTCTGCTGATATAGAAGAGGTATCGGGACTACTGCGCGGTACTGAAAGCTACACAGTATTTGCACCGGACAATGAGGCGTTTAACACATTCCTTAACGGAAGATCACTAAATGATATCCCTGAAAACGTACTCAAAAATGTATTACTTAACCATGTAGTGGCAGGTCAGCTCCGCGCAGGTGATCTGGAGAATGGTACACTGACTACACTTGGCGGAAGTGATATAACTGTTGCACGCCAGGGAGATTCATTTTTACTTAATGGTAACGTTCGTATACTGGCAGCAGATATTGAGGCGAGTAATGGTATTATCCATGTGGTAAATGCTGTAATGGATCATGAGGAGGATATGTCTATGGGTTCTATTGCCGAAGAGGTGGTAAACAGAGACAATCTGTCTACTCTGGAAGCTATACTGACAAGTGGCAATTATGACGCTCTGCTGAATGCAGCATCTGATCCGTCTGCAGACCTTACTCTTTTTGCTCCGGACAATGAGGCATTTGCTAACCTGCTTATGCTATTGGATGTAGAGCTGGGCGACATTCCTACGGGTGTGGTGGAAGATATTCTGATGTATCATATCCTGGGTGAAAGTGTGATGTCTGGTGAACTGATGGATGGTACTGCAGCTACAACTATGCTGGGTGAGGATATTACTGTTATGATAGACGGCGGCATGGTAACGCTTAACCCAGGTGACTTTGCTGTGATGGTGGAGGAAGCTGATATTGAAGCGAACAATGGTGTAATCCATCAGATTGGCGGTGTACTGGTGCCTCCTTCTGTACAGAGTATATTAGGTACTGTAGTTGAGCCTGCTTACTTCAGTAAAGATTTTACGACGCTGGTAGCAGCGGTAGTAAAAGCAGATTTGCTTGGCGCTCTGCTGGCGGCTGATGGTGTTACGTTATTTGCGCCAACTAACCAGGCATTTGAGAATGCAGGTATTAATGTAGATGATCTTGACGGGGAAACTCTGGCAAGGGTATTAAAGTACCATGTACTGCCTGTTAATGTTCCTGCGGGTGACCTTGTAGCTATGCTGGATGCGGACTATGAGGCTCCTGTAAACCAGGTGTCGGCACATACATTATTAGGTGATAATTATGAGCTGTACTTCAGCAGGCTGAACGGTATGTTCTACATAAATGGTGATACGAAACTGGATCCGGCTAATATTATGACAGACCAGGGAACGGTTCATGTGCTTCCTGAAGGAGTACTGATGCCGCCTACTATGACCATAGCAGAAATCGTTCAGATGTATGCCAGTGGTGAAGCTGAAGGAACGGATGAGGATGGTGAGTTTAATGTATTGCTTGCTGCGCTCACCCGTGCTACTAATGAGGGTGGTTTTGACTTCCTGGGCGCGGTATCTAACCCTGAAGCCAACCTGACTGTATTTGCTCCTACGGATGAGGCGTTTATGAAGCTTCTGAATATTACTAATCTTTCACAACTGGAGGATATACCTGTGGAGGTATTAACGGATGTACTGCAATACCATGTGATTATAGTACCTTTCTTTAGTGTAGATTTGCTTAACAATAATGCTCCGGCAACCCTATACTCTAGTATCTCTATCCAGGTAACCGATAATCTGACGATTGTAGACAGGGAAGATGATAATATGGATGCGAACATTATTATTGCCGATGTAAAGGCTACTAATGGTGTGATCCATGCGATAGATAATGTGCTGCTACCTTTTGACCTGGTAGATAATGGCGGAGAAGAAGATGATGAGAATTAAGAGATCAAATTAGTGATCTATTAAAATTCATATTAAATAGCCCGTGCATGCGTGCGGGCTATTTTTTATACCCAAATGGATTTACCACAGCCTGATTACTATCTGACATGTTTTATATAAAATACAGATACTTACTGGTTCTTGCACTGGCTGTTTACTCCTACTTTAACATCTTGTTTACGGAAGGAGATCAGCTATTGGATAACCGCATGCTGGATCAGGTAATCCTATTTTTTATTATTTCAGGTATAGTACTCACGGTTTGGGAAGGAAACAGGTATATAGAGTGGCGCCTTAGAAATAATAAGGTGCCTTTCAGAGGAAAGGCGAACCCGCTTATCATATTTTTTCTACTATCCCTTATTTCTGTAACACTTATTACTATCCTCACGCTCAGCTTTTTTATAGTGCTTACCGGTGAGGCATTGCCGAGTGTATTAACGGAGGCTAAGCTAGCCTTTAGCTTTGCCTTTCGGATAAATCTTTTTCTTAACTGTATTCATGGGATTGTGTACTATATGAAACAGTATAAGATAAGTCAGTTGCAGGCTGAGCAGGCGCATAAAGCTACGGCAGAGGCTCAGTTTGAATCACTCCGAAATCAGATAAACCCCCACTTTTTATTTAACAGCTTCAATGTTCTCTCTTCATTGGTATATGCTGACCCGGATACTGCTGCTACCTTTCTGAGGCAGTTATCTAAAGTATACCGGTACCTGCTATATCATCAGGAGGGTGAGAAGGTGTCGCTTAGCCAGGAGCTGGAATTTATAGATGCCTATCTGTATCTTCTTCGTATCCGGTTCGGCGAAAACCTGAGGATAAATAACGAGGTGGCGGGTCACATTGCGGAGGTGTATATAGCACCGGTGTCTCTTCAGATGCTTATTGAAAATGCAATAAAACATAATGTGGTCTCTTCTAAACACCCGATGACTATATCGATATACCTGGAAGGTAATGATGCCTTACCCGCATGGCTTGTGGTGGAAAACACGCTGAATTTGAAAGAAACACCACCGGAGTCGACGAACCTAGGCCTGAGCAACATAAAACAGCGCTATAAGTTTATAAGTCAAAGAGAGGTATCTGTACAGTCGGGCCCTGATACCTTTAAGGTTAAACTTCCGCTTATTTCCAAAGACCAATGAAAGTTGTCATTATAGAAGATGAACCACTGGCCTCGGATCACCTGGAGCAAATGATCAATGCTACCCGGGAAGATGTCGAAGTAGTGGCAAAATTAGATTCTGTAGAAGATGCCGTATCGTTCTACAATGAATCCGGTATTACTCCTGATCTGTCATTTATGGACATACAACTGTCTGACGGGCTGAGCCTGGATATCTTCAGAAAGGCCAGCGTACCATCGCCGGTCATATTTACTACGGCCTATGATACTTATGCCCTGGACGCCTTCAAAGTTAACAGTGTTGACTACCTGTTAAAGCCGATTGATCCTAAGGAGTTGGAATTAGCTATTAAAAAATATCAGGATATATACCACCAGCCCGCGAGGTTTTCTGAGGGTATGGTGGAAACCTTACGGAGCGGATTGTTTGGGAAGTATCGTAAACGGTTTGTCATACGAAACGGCAGCAACTTCAAGGTCAGGAACGTTGATGAGGTAGCCTATATTAGGGCTGAAGGGCGGTCGGTTTATATATATACTAAGCCGGATGGAAGAAAGTACCTTATTGATCATACAATGGAGGAGCTCGAAACAAGCTTGTTAAATCCGGAAAAATTTTTCAGAATAAACAGGCAGTTTTTTGTCTGTGCAGAGAACATAGTTGAGGCCAAGAGTTATGTAAATAGTCGCCTGAAGGTCATACTCGACACACCATGTGACTATGAACTAATCGTGAGCCGGGAACGGGTACCTCACTTTAAAACCTGGATTGCCAGTTAACTATATCTTTGTATGGAAGAACAGACCGGTCATATAGATGCGATTATCTTCGGGCTTGAGGGAAGCATCATCACGTCAGAAAACTCCTGGGACAGGTGCCTACGCTTACTATTAAGCGAATATGGAGTCGATTACAATCGTGTCAGACTTAAGCCTGAAATGGCCGGTCGAACGCTGGAGGAATGTGCGGCTGAACTAAAGAAACGATACCCGGAGTACATTAAAGATGATGAAACGTACATAGCTAAACGCATCCGCGACTTTCTGGCGGATCTGATTGATAAAGGACTGGCGTATGAAGAGGGCTTTGAGTCTTTTTATGCTTATGCCGAAAATAATTTCAAACTGGCTATTGCTACCTCTATGGACCGGGAGCTCTTTACCAAAATGGATGAAAAAATTTCTTTCACCAGGCAGTTTCAGGCGCCGGTGCTCTTTGCTTCCTCAGGCAAGGGCAAGCCGGACCCTTCACTCTTTCAGGAGGCGGCTAAAGAACTGGGGGTTGATTTAAAAGACTGCCTTGCCATAGAGGATTCACCTAACGGCATACTGGCGGCAAGGCATGCGGATGCGATGGTGATAGGGCTGGCGGGCACATTTAGCGGGCAGGAACTGGAAGACCTGAGCGGCCTGCCTGCGGATAAGATTTTTGAAAATTACGTTGAGATCGAGGAGTGGCTTAGGGCCAGGGGTCATTCTTCCTGAAGCTGAAGCTTAACGAGGTTACTGTAAGTTCCTTCACCACTTCCCAGCAATTCTTCGTGGGTGCCGCTTTCTATAATACGCCCCTGATCGAGGACATAGATTCTGTCTACTTTACGAATAGTGGCCAGCCTGTGGGCAATCACTATGGTGGTGCGGCCTTTCATGAGCTCATCCAGGGCTTCCTGAACCTGTGCCTCACTTTCTGCATCGAGGGAACTGGTGGCTTCATCAAGGATAAGGATGGTAGGGTCTTTAAGTATAGCCCGGGCTATTGCTACGCGCTGACGTTGCCCACCGGACAGCTTAATGCCTCTGTCTCCCACTACTGTATCCAGCCCCTCAGGAAATGACTCTATGAAGCTAAGGGCATTTGCTTTTGCCGCCGCCGCACGGATTTCATCCTCACTGGCATCGGGCTTACCATATCCGATATTTTCTCTGATGGTACCCCCAAACAGGATAACTTCCTGGGGCACGAGGCCAAAGTGCTGCCTGTATTCCCACACGGGGTATTCGGTGATGTTACGTCCATCAACGATGATCTCACCTTCATTCAGATTATAAAAATGCTGGAGAAGCTGAATGATGGTAGACTTACCGGCGCCGCTATGCCCGACCAGGGCCACCTTTTCACCGGGGGCTATGCGCAGGTCTATACCTGATAATACTGTTACATCGGGGCGGGTGGGATAGGTAAAGTGAACATTCCTGAAATTAATGCCACCCTGCAGTTTCAAAGAGGGCTTATCTGCCAGGGATGCTTTGAATTCGGGAGTCAGATGAATAATCTCAAGAACTTTTTCTGAGGAGCCTATGGCGCGTTGAATCTGCCCCATGATATCTCCGAGGCCTGCCATGGATCCGCCAACAAACAGGGTAATAAGGACAAACTTTACGAGCTCGCCAATGGATATTTCGTTAAGCTGGACCATGCGCCCACCGTAGTACATAACTCCTACAATGCCACCAAACAGAGCGAATACAATAAAGCTGATGAAACCTGCCCTGTACTTGGCATTTTTCATAGCCACCATTACTACTTCATTCTGCTTGTTGCGGTAACGGTTTATTTCAAATAGTTCTGTAGTAAATGATTTTATGACCTGTATACTCTGTAGTGTTTCCTCTACGATCACATTAGAGTCTGCCAGGGTGTCCTGGGTTTTTTTAGCCAGCTTACGAATGAATCTTCCGAAAACCAGTGTAATAATAATCATGACCGGGAAGGTGGCCAGCATGAATAGGGTAAGCTTGGTAGAGATCAGAAGTAATAGGATAATGCCTCCGATCAGGGTAATAATCTGCCGGAAAAACTCTGCCAGGGTAGTACTGAAGGTCATTTGGAGGGCAGAGACATCTGAGGTGATGCGGCTGATGATCTCGCCTGCCCGCCGCTCGTCATAAAAAGAGAGGGGCAGGGTCATTAAACGCTGATAAAGGTCTGAGCGAAGGTTAGCCATGGAGTTCTCGCTCACATAACTAAAAAGGTACACCCTAAAGTAGGATGCTATAGCTTGTATAACTAATACACCGATGAAATATCCACCGACAGTGTTTAACCGGCCAATGTCCTCTTCAGTAACATCTACAAGTTCACCGGAGAGATAAGGAAAGCCCAATACTGATACACTGGACACGAACAGAAAAACCATTCCAGCCAGAAAAGCCCATTTATAGGGCATCATGTAACGGAATATTCCGGCTAGTTTCTTAAATCCTTCCTTATTAAGGGGCTTTTTTTCAGCCTCTGGCAGAGTCTGCCCTCGTCGTTTTCCCATACCTGAGTTAACAGCAATTACAGGTGGTTTGGTTTACAGGGTGCAAAATAAGTGATAATGTTACCCGGAAGCCAATTTTTACGGAAGTAAAATAAAAGAGTTGTATATTTGTGCCGTTTTTACCAGGAATAAACTATTTCTACCATTCCTGTAATCCTCAACCAGCCCCTCGTCTAATAATATTATTGTTGCATTCTGAATGAACCTTTTTCGACTGAGCGATGACCAGTTGTGCAGGGGTGTCTTTTATTTAAAACAGATCATTTTGATGAAAAAACTTCTACTTCTCTTCAGTCTATTATTGCTCTCACAAGCAGGCTTTAGCCAGATAAGTCAGGGATATAAGTACGTTTCGGGTACCGTGATGTATAACACGGACAGATTTGAGACGTACAGGACACATCAGGTCACCGTAATGCCGGAGATTAACTTCATGACCGGGGATTATTTTTCTATTGGACTTGCTGCGGGTTTGGTTCATGAAAAATATCAGCAGGAAGTTATGGCTAACTCCCCATACCAGATCAAAACCACTAATCTTTACGGAATAGCTCCTAAGATAAAGTTCTTCACTCCGGTGGGCGAAAAGGTTTATTTCTCACCAGAAGTATCGGTTCCTCTTCTATTCGGATCCACTACTGATACACAGGGTTTGG
It contains:
- a CDS encoding LytR/AlgR family response regulator transcription factor, which produces MKVVIIEDEPLASDHLEQMINATREDVEVVAKLDSVEDAVSFYNESGITPDLSFMDIQLSDGLSLDIFRKASVPSPVIFTTAYDTYALDAFKVNSVDYLLKPIDPKELELAIKKYQDIYHQPARFSEGMVETLRSGLFGKYRKRFVIRNGSNFKVRNVDEVAYIRAEGRSVYIYTKPDGRKYLIDHTMEELETSLLNPEKFFRINRQFFVCAENIVEAKSYVNSRLKVILDTPCDYELIVSRERVPHFKTWIAS
- a CDS encoding ABC transporter ATP-binding protein — its product is MGKRRGQTLPEAEKKPLNKEGFKKLAGIFRYMMPYKWAFLAGMVFLFVSSVSVLGFPYLSGELVDVTEEDIGRLNTVGGYFIGVLVIQAIASYFRVYLFSYVSENSMANLRSDLYQRLMTLPLSFYDERRAGEIISRITSDVSALQMTFSTTLAEFFRQIITLIGGIILLLLISTKLTLFMLATFPVMIIITLVFGRFIRKLAKKTQDTLADSNVIVEETLQSIQVIKSFTTELFEINRYRNKQNEVVMVAMKNAKYRAGFISFIVFALFGGIVGVMYYGGRMVQLNEISIGELVKFVLITLFVGGSMAGLGDIMGQIQRAIGSSEKVLEIIHLTPEFKASLADKPSLKLQGGINFRNVHFTYPTRPDVTVLSGIDLRIAPGEKVALVGHSGAGKSTIIQLLQHFYNLNEGEIIVDGRNITEYPVWEYRQHFGLVPQEVILFGGTIRENIGYGKPDASEDEIRAAAAKANALSFIESFPEGLDTVVGDRGIKLSGGQRQRVAIARAILKDPTILILDEATSSLDAESEAQVQEALDELMKGRTTIVIAHRLATIRKVDRIYVLDQGRIIESGTHEELLGSGEGTYSNLVKLQLQEE
- a CDS encoding fasciclin domain-containing protein encodes the protein MNKVIDSLTHVCTRGYGLALLAGLFFLASCNDDNDSPLTQDNDLSEVIAENPELSSFEAASADIEEVSGLLRGTESYTVFAPDNEAFNTFLNGRSLNDIPENVLKNVLLNHVVAGQLRAGDLENGTLTTLGGSDITVARQGDSFLLNGNVRILAADIEASNGIIHVVNAVMDHEEDMSMGSIAEEVVNRDNLSTLEAILTSGNYDALLNAASDPSADLTLFAPDNEAFANLLMLLDVELGDIPTGVVEDILMYHILGESVMSGELMDGTAATTMLGEDITVMIDGGMVTLNPGDFAVMVEEADIEANNGVIHQIGGVLVPPSVQSILGTVVEPAYFSKDFTTLVAAVVKADLLGALLAADGVTLFAPTNQAFENAGINVDDLDGETLARVLKYHVLPVNVPAGDLVAMLDADYEAPVNQVSAHTLLGDNYELYFSRLNGMFYINGDTKLDPANIMTDQGTVHVLPEGVLMPPTMTIAEIVQMYASGEAEGTDEDGEFNVLLAALTRATNEGGFDFLGAVSNPEANLTVFAPTDEAFMKLLNITNLSQLEDIPVEVLTDVLQYHVIIVPFFSVDLLNNNAPATLYSSISIQVTDNLTIVDREDDNMDANIIIADVKATNGVIHAIDNVLLPFDLVDNGGEEDDEN
- a CDS encoding HAD family hydrolase; protein product: MEEQTGHIDAIIFGLEGSIITSENSWDRCLRLLLSEYGVDYNRVRLKPEMAGRTLEECAAELKKRYPEYIKDDETYIAKRIRDFLADLIDKGLAYEEGFESFYAYAENNFKLAIATSMDRELFTKMDEKISFTRQFQAPVLFASSGKGKPDPSLFQEAAKELGVDLKDCLAIEDSPNGILAARHADAMVIGLAGTFSGQELEDLSGLPADKIFENYVEIEEWLRARGHSS
- a CDS encoding outer membrane beta-barrel protein; translation: MKKLLLLFSLLLLSQAGFSQISQGYKYVSGTVMYNTDRFETYRTHQVTVMPEINFMTGDYFSIGLAAGLVHEKYQQEVMANSPYQIKTTNLYGIAPKIKFFTPVGEKVYFSPEVSVPLLFGSTTDTQGLANNQESTTTYDRNRWGFNAGMGLVFVLGDRFTLEAKMAVINYMVDVQKFDSEELVEEEFDFGFDLNNAGLSVGYFF
- a CDS encoding sensor histidine kinase, with product MFYIKYRYLLVLALAVYSYFNILFTEGDQLLDNRMLDQVILFFIISGIVLTVWEGNRYIEWRLRNNKVPFRGKANPLIIFFLLSLISVTLITILTLSFFIVLTGEALPSVLTEAKLAFSFAFRINLFLNCIHGIVYYMKQYKISQLQAEQAHKATAEAQFESLRNQINPHFLFNSFNVLSSLVYADPDTAATFLRQLSKVYRYLLYHQEGEKVSLSQELEFIDAYLYLLRIRFGENLRINNEVAGHIAEVYIAPVSLQMLIENAIKHNVVSSKHPMTISIYLEGNDALPAWLVVENTLNLKETPPESTNLGLSNIKQRYKFISQREVSVQSGPDTFKVKLPLISKDQ